From the Euphorbia lathyris chromosome 6, ddEupLath1.1, whole genome shotgun sequence genome, one window contains:
- the LOC136233953 gene encoding heat shock factor protein HSF8 isoform X2, whose translation MDVKISNGGDASGDTSTSSSTGGGTQAPSPVPISSPANAPPPFLSKTYDMVDDSATDAIVSWSPTNNSFVVWNPPEFARDLLPKYFKHNNFSSFVRQLNTYGFRKVDPDRWEFANEGFLRGQKHLLKSISRRKPAHGHAQHQTQPPQQSSSVGACVEVGKFGLEEEVERLKRDKNVLMQELVRLRQQQQTTDGQLQTMVQRLQGMEQRQQQMMSFLAKAMQSPGFLAQFVQQQNDSNRRITEANKKRRLKPDGVSENESSSAPDGQIVKYQPDPAKTMLRQIMKMEGSSRMESYKDGLEGFLNRMESAASSSRISGVTLQEVSPSGVSRHTPAPEELTSSFPDILGSHDANAISMPESDVVMQPIPQIPELVPETIVGVPGEGFMQPENMDLSSLGIGDFSPDADMDLMFDGSSFWDELVRSPVAEDIESSSMDVKEMESDVQAMEKVWDKSQHMDQLTEQMGLLSPDVAKTL comes from the exons ATGGATGTAAAAATCAGCAATGGAGGAGATGCTAGTGGAGATACCTCTACTAGTAGCAGTACCGGCGGTGGAACACAGGCGCCTTCGCCGGTGCCAATTTCATCGCCGGCAAATGCTCCGCCTCCTTTTCTAAGCAAGACTTATGACATGGTGGACGATTCTGCTACTGATGCGATCGTGTCTTGGAGTCCGACGAACAATAGCTTCGTGGTGTGGAATCCGCCGGAATTCGCACGCGACCTGTTACCTAAGTACTTCAAGCACAATAACTTCTCAAGCTTTGTTAGGCAGCTCAACACCTAT GGTTTCCGGAAGGTTGATCCAGACCGCTGGGAGTTTGCCAATGAGGGATTCTTGAGGGGTCAAAAACACTTGCTTAAGAGTATAAGTCGGCGAAAACCTGCTCATGGACATGCTCAACACCAGACACAACCACCACAACAGAGTTCATCTGTGGGTGCCTGTGTTGAAGTTGGGAAATTTGGGTTGGAGGAAGAGGTTGAGAGACTCAAGAGGGACAAGAATGTGCTAATGCAAGAGCTTGTTAGGTTGAGGCAGCAGCAACAGACCACTGACGGCCAATTGCAAACTATGGTGCAGCGACTTCAAGGGATGGAGCAGCGGCAGCAACAGATGATGTCATTTCTAGCAAAGGCTATGCAGAGCCCTGGCTTCTTGGCTCAATTTGTACAACAACAAAACGATAGCAATAGACGCATAACAGAAGCTAACAAAAAACGGAGACTTAAGCCAGATGGTGTTTCTGAGAATGAAAGCTCTAGTGCTCCAGATGGCCAGATTGTAAAATACCAACCTGATCCAGCAAAAACTATGCTGAGGCAAATCATGAAAATGGAAGGCTCTTCAAGGATGGAATCTTATAAGGATGGTCTTGAGGGTTTCCTGAACAGAATGGAGAGTGCGGCGTCTTCAAGTCGAATATCTGGAGTAACTCTTCAAGAGGTTTCACCATCAGGGGTATCAAGGCATACTCCTGCACCTGAAGAGTTGACATCTTCATTTCCAGATATTTTAGGATCACACGATGCAAATGCCATCTCCATGCCTGAGTCAGATGTTGTCATGCAACCGATCCCTCAGATACCAGAACTGGTGCCTGAAACTATTGTTGGTGTTCCTGGTGAAGGTTTTATGCAACCTGAGAACATGGATTTGAGTTCATTAGGAATAGGTGATTTTTCCccggatgctgatatggatctGATGTTTGACGGTTCTAGCTTTTGGGACGAATTGGTGAGAAGTCCGGTGGCTGAGGATATTGAATCAAGCTCCATGGATGTCAAAGAAATGGAAAGTGATGTGCAGGCAATGGAGAAGGTCTGGGATAAATCTCAGCATATGGATCAGCTTACAGAACAGATGGGACTTCTTTCACCAGATGTTGCCAAAACGCTGtga
- the LOC136233953 gene encoding heat shock factor protein HSF8 isoform X1 encodes MDVKISNGGDASGDTSTSSSTGGGTQAPSPVPISSPANAPPPFLSKTYDMVDDSATDAIVSWSPTNNSFVVWNPPEFARDLLPKYFKHNNFSSFVRQLNTYVLVEVLQREGDFFKVPNKFHGFRKVDPDRWEFANEGFLRGQKHLLKSISRRKPAHGHAQHQTQPPQQSSSVGACVEVGKFGLEEEVERLKRDKNVLMQELVRLRQQQQTTDGQLQTMVQRLQGMEQRQQQMMSFLAKAMQSPGFLAQFVQQQNDSNRRITEANKKRRLKPDGVSENESSSAPDGQIVKYQPDPAKTMLRQIMKMEGSSRMESYKDGLEGFLNRMESAASSSRISGVTLQEVSPSGVSRHTPAPEELTSSFPDILGSHDANAISMPESDVVMQPIPQIPELVPETIVGVPGEGFMQPENMDLSSLGIGDFSPDADMDLMFDGSSFWDELVRSPVAEDIESSSMDVKEMESDVQAMEKVWDKSQHMDQLTEQMGLLSPDVAKTL; translated from the exons ATGGATGTAAAAATCAGCAATGGAGGAGATGCTAGTGGAGATACCTCTACTAGTAGCAGTACCGGCGGTGGAACACAGGCGCCTTCGCCGGTGCCAATTTCATCGCCGGCAAATGCTCCGCCTCCTTTTCTAAGCAAGACTTATGACATGGTGGACGATTCTGCTACTGATGCGATCGTGTCTTGGAGTCCGACGAACAATAGCTTCGTGGTGTGGAATCCGCCGGAATTCGCACGCGACCTGTTACCTAAGTACTTCAAGCACAATAACTTCTCAAGCTTTGTTAGGCAGCTCAACACCTAT GTTCTAGTGGAAGTATTACAAAGAGAAGGGGATTTTTTCAAAGTTCCCAATAAATTTCAT GGTTTCCGGAAGGTTGATCCAGACCGCTGGGAGTTTGCCAATGAGGGATTCTTGAGGGGTCAAAAACACTTGCTTAAGAGTATAAGTCGGCGAAAACCTGCTCATGGACATGCTCAACACCAGACACAACCACCACAACAGAGTTCATCTGTGGGTGCCTGTGTTGAAGTTGGGAAATTTGGGTTGGAGGAAGAGGTTGAGAGACTCAAGAGGGACAAGAATGTGCTAATGCAAGAGCTTGTTAGGTTGAGGCAGCAGCAACAGACCACTGACGGCCAATTGCAAACTATGGTGCAGCGACTTCAAGGGATGGAGCAGCGGCAGCAACAGATGATGTCATTTCTAGCAAAGGCTATGCAGAGCCCTGGCTTCTTGGCTCAATTTGTACAACAACAAAACGATAGCAATAGACGCATAACAGAAGCTAACAAAAAACGGAGACTTAAGCCAGATGGTGTTTCTGAGAATGAAAGCTCTAGTGCTCCAGATGGCCAGATTGTAAAATACCAACCTGATCCAGCAAAAACTATGCTGAGGCAAATCATGAAAATGGAAGGCTCTTCAAGGATGGAATCTTATAAGGATGGTCTTGAGGGTTTCCTGAACAGAATGGAGAGTGCGGCGTCTTCAAGTCGAATATCTGGAGTAACTCTTCAAGAGGTTTCACCATCAGGGGTATCAAGGCATACTCCTGCACCTGAAGAGTTGACATCTTCATTTCCAGATATTTTAGGATCACACGATGCAAATGCCATCTCCATGCCTGAGTCAGATGTTGTCATGCAACCGATCCCTCAGATACCAGAACTGGTGCCTGAAACTATTGTTGGTGTTCCTGGTGAAGGTTTTATGCAACCTGAGAACATGGATTTGAGTTCATTAGGAATAGGTGATTTTTCCccggatgctgatatggatctGATGTTTGACGGTTCTAGCTTTTGGGACGAATTGGTGAGAAGTCCGGTGGCTGAGGATATTGAATCAAGCTCCATGGATGTCAAAGAAATGGAAAGTGATGTGCAGGCAATGGAGAAGGTCTGGGATAAATCTCAGCATATGGATCAGCTTACAGAACAGATGGGACTTCTTTCACCAGATGTTGCCAAAACGCTGtga